Proteins from a genomic interval of Eschrichtius robustus isolate mEscRob2 chromosome 9, mEscRob2.pri, whole genome shotgun sequence:
- the COL10A1 gene encoding collagen alpha-1(X) chain: MLPQIALLLLISLNLVHGVFYTERYQTPTGIKGPPSNIKTQFFIPYAIKSKGVSVRGEQGIPGPPGPAGPRGHPGPSGPPGKPGYGSPGPQGEPGLPGPPGPSATGKPGLPGLPGKPGERGPYGPKGDIGPAGLPGLRGPPGPPGIPGPAGISVSGKPGPQGPPGAPGPRGFPGEKGAPGVPGMNGQKGETGYGAPGRPGGRGLSGPQGPMGPPGPPGVGKSGENGFPGQPGIKGDRGFPGERGPTGPPGPQGPPGEQGPEGTGKPGAPGAPGQPGVPGTKGHPGAPGIAGPPGAPGFGKAGLPGLKGQRGPVGLPGGPGAKGEQGPAGHPGAPGLTGPPGNMGPQGPKGIPGNHGIPGPKGEMGPVGPAGYPGAKGERGSSGLDGKPGYPGEPGLSGPKGNPGLPGPKGDPGIRGPPGLPGPAGPAGAKGVPGHNGEAGPRGAPGMPGTRGPIGPPGIPGFPGSKGDPGTPGPPGPAGIATKGLNGPTGPPGPRGHAGEPGLPGRPGPPGPPGPPGQAVLPEGFVKAGQRPFVSANQGVTGMPVSAFTVILSKAYPTIGTPIPFDKILYNRQQHYDPRTGIFTCRIPGIYYFSYHVHVKGTHAWVGLYKNGTPVMYTYDEYIKGYLDQASGSAIIDLTENDQVWLQLPNAGSNGLYSSEYVHSSFSGFLVAPM, from the coding sequence GTGTATCAGTAAGAGGAGAGCAAGGTATTCCTGGTCCACCAGGCCCTGCTGGACCTCGAGGGCACCCAGGTCCatctggaccaccaggaaaaccAGGCTATGGAAGTCCTGGACCCCAAGGAGAGCCAGGGTTGCCAGGACCGCCGGGACCATCAGCCACTGGGAAGCCAGGTTTGCCAGGACTCCCAGGAAAACCAGGGGAGAGAGGACCATACGGACCAAAAGGAGATATTGGACCAGCTGGTTTACCAGGACTACGGGGCCCGCCAGGGCCACCTGGAATCCCCGGCCCAGCCGGAATTTCTGTTTCAGGAAAACCTGGGCCACAGGGACCTCCAGGAGCCCCGGGACCCAGGGGCTTTCCTGGAGAAAAGGGTGCACCAGGAGTCCCTGGTATGAATGGACAGAAAGGGGAAACGGGATATGGTGCTCCTGGACGCCCTGGTGGCAGGGGCCTCTCAGGTCCTCAGGGTCCCATGGGACCACCTGGCCCCCCTGGAGTGGGAAAAAGCGGTGAAAATGGGTTTCCAGGACAGCCAGGTATCAAAGGTGATCGGGGCTTTCCAGGTGAAAGGGGGCCAACTGGCCCACCAGGCCCCCAAGGTCCTCCTGGGGAACAAGGACCAGAAGGCACTGGAAAGCCAGGAGCTCCTGGAGCCCCTGGCCAGCCAGGGGTTCCAGGGACAAAAGGTCACCCTGGGGCTCCAGGAATAGCTGGGCCCCCAGGGGCTCCTGGCTTTGGGAAAGCAGGCTTGCCAGGCCTGAAAGGACAAAGAGGACCTGTAGGCCTTCCGGGGGGTCCGGGTGCCAAAGGGGAACAAGGCCCAGCAGGTCATCCCGGGGCACCAGGTCTGACTGGACCCCCTGGGAATATGGGACCCCAAGGACCAAAAGGCATTCCAGGCAACCACGGGATCCCAGGCCCTAAAGGTGAGATGGGGCCAGTCGGGCCTGCAGGATACCCTGGGGCTAAGGGAGAAAGGGGCTCCTCTGGGTTAGATGGAAAACCAGGGTACCCAGGAGAACCGGGTCTCAGTGGTCCCAAGGGTAACCCAGGGTTGCCGGGCCCAAAAGGTGACCCTGGAATTAGAGGACCTCCTGGCCTCCCAGGCCCTGCGGGCCCAGCAGGAGCTAAGGGAGTGCCTGGGCACAATGGTGAGGCTGGGCCAAGAGGTGCCCCTGGAATGCCAGGTACTAGAGGTCCCATCGGGCCACCAGGCATTCCAGGATTCCCTGGATCCAAAGGGGATCCAGGAACTCCAGGTCCTCCTGGTCCAGCTGGCATAGCAACTAAAGGTCTCAATggacccactgggccaccaggtcCAAGAGGGCACGCTGGAGAGCCTGGTCTCCCAGGGCGCCCGGGGCCCCCAGGCCCCCCAGGCCCCCCAGGCCAAGCAGTCCTGCCCGAGGGCTTTGTGAAGGCAGGCCAGAGGCCTTTTGTTAGTGCCAACCAGGGAGTAACAGGAATGCCTGTGTCTGCTTTCACTGTTATTCTCTCCAAAGCTTACCCAACTATAGGTACTCCTATCccatttgataaaattttatataacagGCAACAGCATTATGACCCAAGAACTGGAATCTTTACCTGTAGGATTCCAGGAATATATTACTTCTCCTACCACGTGCATGTGAAAGGGACCCATGCTTGGGTGGGCCTGTATAAGAACGGCACCCCTGTAATGTACACCTATGATGAGTACATCAAAGGCTACCTAGATCAGGCTTCAGGGAGCGCCATAATCGATCTAACAGAAAATGACCAGGTGTGGCTCCAGCTGCCCAACGCAGGGTCGAATGGGCTATACTCCTCTGAGTATGTCCACTCCTCCTTCTCAGGGTTCTTAGTGGCTCCAATGTGA